The stretch of DNA GCCGTTGCCATTGTAAAAGACTCCCAGGTTGTACTGCAACGGACACTCGGCGTATTGGATATGGAGACTAGGGATTCCGTCAATGCCGAATCTGTTTTTCGATTGGCTTCTGTTTCTAAAGGATTTGCTCCGGTGCTTACAGGGCTTCTCGTGCAAGAAGGTTGCCTCAACTGGGATGACCTGATATCGGCCTATTTACCTGATTTTGCCCTTAAGGATCGGAAGGCGACTTCATCTTTGACCATCAGACATGTTTTGAGTCATACCACGGGTTTGCCCCGTCATACCTATTCAAATTTACTCAATATGGGCGTCCCTTATGTGGATATCGTCCCTATGTTGAAAAAAGTAAATATTTCTCATCCAGTAGGCACCTGGTACAATTACCAGAATGTAGCTTATAGCCTTATTGGTGATGTAATCGAAAAAGCAACTGGCCAAACCTATGAAGAGGCTTTGGCCAAAAGAATATTTGATGCATTAGGGATGGTCCAGGCCTCTACTGGCTTTGGTGCTATTGAAGGCTGTACGAACGTTGCAAAACCCCATAACCCTGGTAAGGAAGGATTTCATCGCATTCCGATGAAGGACAATTTCTATACAGTAGCACCCGCTGCTGGGGTCAATGCTAGTTTGTCTGATATGGAACGCTGGCTTAGCTTGTTGATGGGATACCACAATGGCATCATTGATTCTACTTTTTTACAGCCCCTATTTGAACCTCAGGTAGACGTAAATCCCAT from Saprospiraceae bacterium encodes:
- a CDS encoding serine hydrolase domain-containing protein, whose translation is MKLFPLNKSGLVVMALVLLFSACENHQTTTPLAMPITDIHVPVPSVLSKGEERVLAEFEKWIDTSFAKIGPPGLAVAIVKDSQVVLQRTLGVLDMETRDSVNAESVFRLASVSKGFAPVLTGLLVQEGCLNWDDLISAYLPDFALKDRKATSSLTIRHVLSHTTGLPRHTYSNLLNMGVPYVDIVPMLKKVNISHPVGTWYNYQNVAYSLIGDVIEKATGQTYEEALAKRIFDALGMVQASTGFGAIEGCTNVAKPHNPGKEGFHRIPMKDNFYTVAPAAGVNASLSDMERWLSLLMGYHNGIIDSTFLQPLFEPQVDVNPIEGVMRGWRPMDVSAYGLGWRLVEKEGKHYVFHGGYVNGYRSEIGFCKEAKIGIVLLSNGSSPLVGDALPYFFNLLRHKGA